The following nucleotide sequence is from Sander vitreus isolate 19-12246 chromosome 3, sanVit1, whole genome shotgun sequence.
ATGACAgatacttcttaaaaaaaacatgacacattGACACATTGATGCATGACCAAACCCGAGCTGTCAGGTGTGAGACATGACATTGAGCATGAGCAGCATATTGCTACACCACTACGCAAGTGGAGATAGCAAAGCAGACACACAGGCTTATAACAGAGACGTCCTGTCTGTCTGAAGCTCACCACATCTTTATATATCCAACAGTTTGGATAAAACATTtcccattatatatatatcaactGTCACACCAGACAGGTGTTTGCCACCTGCTAACCTTGTCAGTGAAGTGCAGGCTGTCCCACAGTGACAGGTGCTGCTGGATGGCAACAGGGCCATATGCTCTCCTCTCCTGAGGAGAGGGCACTTCAGGAAGAGGCCCAGCTGGAACATGAGTTggcaaaaacatttcaacaatgCTAATTATGGCAGACTCAATTACATTGGGTATAAAAGTCATCAAATTAATTTCTAAGTGTACATCGTTTCTCATAAAATGTGTAATGCATGTGGATGTGGAAGACATTACAGTAGTACTGGCTGAATAAATTCCTCAAGAGTTGATATTTTGGGGTGCAATCTCCAGCCTCAGATAGCGGAGCGTCGTAATCTGCAAAAACAGTAAGAAGCAATGCATTTGTTAAGGGGAATCATATTCATAAAAGACACATCCTTTGTTCTGTGGTCATTCCTACCAACCATAACTGGTGACCTGAGGTTTGTAGGTGCCAAAGTCCATCGCTCCATTCATGAAGCCAAAGTTAGTTCCCCCATGGAACATGTACAGATTAATGGAGACACCTCTCTCCACGATCTCTGACACAACATCTAGCATATCTGTAAACCATATAATAGTTAATGATGACATAATTCACAAAGTGAGCCAAAGAGCAATATGTAGCAATGATTGACGTGTTAAGGCTGCAATGCACTTCTCCGTCAGTTAAGGGTCCTTGAACAATACCTGAACCCAATCAGTCACATTCTGAATGTCTGAAAACAGACATTGTCCATTGTGAAGCTTGTAAGTGTGTAGAATAGAATGTAGAGTTatgctgaaaatgagcatgtgCTCAGCACAATTGTTCACTGGAAAAATGATGGTTTAAAAGTGTTTCCATACCCTCATGATGGAACACATGGTGATGTTCTCCCCAGACATCAAACCAGCCAGACCAATACTCCATCACCATAAGAGGTTTCTGGGGCTACGCAAAACAGAATGCCTGTATTAAATACACATCTGTCTACTGTAACTATAGAGCCACAGCATGGCTTTAATGAGAAACAAAATCTGACATTTTCCTTTTGCGATTTTAGCCAATGCTCTTACACAATACTACGGTATGCAAAAGTAATAACAAAGTCTTAGATTTTCACTGTTACAAGTAATCAGTAGTGAGTGCCTAAACCACCCACTACAATCCTACCTGCATGTCAGCTAAATGCTGGATAGCTCCAAACGACAGTCTCTGAAGGTTTATTGTTTTTAGTACTGAAATGAGCAAGATTTAGATCAAATGAAGGACAAAGTCAAACAATGACAAAAGACATTAGGAATAGTAATATTCATAAACATGTTTCAGGTTTCAAGAAGAAGAATTTAATCATAATACaattaaatatctttaaaataatACACTTTAAGGAATCaattaaaaacaccaaaaattatgtttttgttccCCATCCCCCCTTTTTGACTGAAAGGTTAGCTATCTTGGTTATCTTCATTACCTCCCTCTATGCCTCCATATCTCAGGCCCTCCCAGTTGTCTGAAGTCAGCAGGAGCTCCTTGATCCCTCTGGACTGGAGACACTGCAGGAAAATATGCTGAATTCATTACtttataatgtattgtaaaaatGTCAGTAAAAAAGGAGCATTGCAATACATCAATTAACTTACGTTCTGTATAAATGGCATGTATTTCTCATCTTTGGCATATGATCCATACTCGTTCTCAACTTGAACTGCGATGATTGGGCCTCCCTCTTCAAACTGAGCAAACAAACGAGGAAACATAAGCTGAAATCTCCAATTATTCTTTCAGGAAATACTATTACAAGACTTTGAGTTTGACTTACCATCAAAGGTTTGATAACAGAGACAAGCTTGTCAAAGTAGTTGTTGACAGCATTTACAAATCCAGGATAAGTTGTCCTCAACTGCATGCCTTTATCTTGTAACAACCAGCTGAAAGAAACACAAGAACAACTTATTTGCATACTGCTAATACATGGCAATGTTTTAAAGCAATGGGCAGATGGTGTTACCTAGGCAACCCACCCAAGTCCCATTCAGCGCAGATGTAAGGTCCAGGACGTAGGATCACCCACAGACCCATCTCTGCGGCTAAACTGACATAGGCCCTGAGAAAGGCAGATACACCTtctaatttattttcaaaaataatcaTTCTGCATGAAGTTTAGTGATATTTACATctacaaagagaaagaaacagaacaTCAAAGCCTTACATGAGGTCCAACTGATCCTGGAAGTTGAATGTTCCTCTCTCAGGCTCATGCAGATTCCATGGCACGTATCTAAAAAAGCAAGtaagaaaacaattatttataGCTTATCAGCAATAATCCAGTGGCTTGTAAAAATCTTGATATTTGCTTTGTTTCTATTTAATTTTAAGGTGAACAGTTAAGTTAGCCATTCCATACAAACatttgattttatatttttagtttGACCTTCTCCAGTAACATAATAGTGACACTCCTGTGATATGAGGCGTGAGTTGCAGTAGGAGCCTACGTTGTGAGAGTATTGAGGCCACAGGCCTTCATCTTTAGCAGCCGGTCCTCCCAGTAGCCTCTGGGGACACGGAAGTAATGGATGGACCCCCCCAGGATGCGGAAGGGTTCTCCCTCCAGAGTGAACTGACACGAGTTGGCCCTCAGACCCTCCACACGGCTCATTCTTCTCACCTTAGGGTGATGTCTGGTGGGTACAAAACTTCTGAAGCGTGTCATACGTGTTGGATAATACAATTCAAAAGTGTACATGTGTTACTGTCATAAAACCTTATAAACAGTCGGCTACTTCAAATGAAGCATCTGAGTAATATATTGTACATAGTAAGAACATGAAtggcacaaaataaaaaattaaataaaaaagcactATAAAAACTTACCAAGACTGAATATGAAAGTCCCAAAGTCTCAAAGGCAGAATAGAACAGAAAATCCCAATGACATCAAAAACATTGCTGTACCTTAAAGCTGAGCTTGCCAGGGAGGATGTAAAGGGATGATGGTGCTGGGAGGCCTCAAACACTGTGGATAAGGGAAACTATTGTCGTTTCAGAACAAATAATATAATagtgctctgtctctctctctctctttcgctctctctctctctctcttattctctctctttcgttcgctctctctctctctctctctctctctctctctctctctctctctttctctctctcagtcagATAAGGGAGGCATTACATTGTACACAGTAATATTGGCCTCATGATATAgtcatgaatgaatgagtgtgtgtgtgtgtgtgtgtgtgtgtgtgtgtgtgtgtgtgtgagtgtttgtgtttgtgtcatgtTTCGTCTTGTCTGCCCCACTTAGGATATAGTTGGGGTGTTAATTTCCTTTTGCTTCTAGAGCACATCAACATTTTATGATCTATTAATAAGATGAAAATTCAAAACCATAGAACAAGGAGCATTACAACAAATTACAGATGAAAAAGAGCAAATTACAGATGAAAAAGAGCAAGGGTTTCACAGTCTACATTGTCTGACATAGGCTATCTATTTAACAAAATAGACAGAATATTGCATACAATGTTGTCAACTGAGAGCTGTCAAACAACTTCACATAATAGGCTACAttgtatttttgtaaattgtatCTACATGTTTCTACAAAAAAACTAGAGAGAAATATTCAACAATGTCACTGCATACACAAAATGCTATTTGCAAATAAAGTACAGGCCTAATGCTGATTAGACCCTTGGTCTTAATGTTCTGCGTTTCTTCAGCAGCGTAATTTTAGGACGGTCCCTACAGAAGTACAGCCTACACtcgggtgtttgtgtgtactttTGGACAACTAACGTTAGGCTATACTAACGCTAGCTTCCCCTGACATCAGATACTGGTCACACTAGCTAGTAtaacattcatttttcatagacatgtttagtttttttgaattAGTAATCCCGGAAGTAACGATACGAataatttagttttgtgtgattATGGGGTAGCTCAACTTCATTGGCGTTATCATATCGTTTTTGCGAAACTGGAATAACGTTAGCCTATAACGTTAGATGTGACATAATCGTATACATTAAGATAACGGGATTCTAGTCCACAAAAGATAACGTTATGCACGTTAAGTAGATTTTACACAAGAGACGTTCAACGTGCAAGTGTTACTTAAATTGTGTTGTTATTGCCAATGGAAAGCGTATCAATGGTTGGGCTTCGTCTGACCCTAAAGCAACGATATTTTCTCCTGCTGTGTTTTGCTGTCGGAGCGATAATTGCCTATCAGTTTACAAGGTAAGCCAGACATTTCAACAGTTAATATGAGCCTGAAGAAAGTATCTAAACATTAAACTAACAAGTGTCATGCATGAAGATATGTTTCTGGATGAAACCGCGCCCACTGAAACTTCGAATGTTATGTTCGAGTTTCTCCATGGTGCCCTATAATATAAGCTTGACTGTGTGTGCTTAGTATTTTACTGCCTATATTCATACATTCCTACTTAGCTCTATTCTTAAGAAACCAAGCAAGTTACCTGTGAACTCTCACCTGCTGGACAGTGGACACTGAACGTGACTAACGTTACACATAACAAGTTACCTGTCACTTTGTTACACTTCACTTTATCCTGTTTTGAGGTTAAATCACCATGGAAGTCTCACTGTAAATCTTTTCTGCTGATCAGAATGAGATCATGTTAATGTTGTATCATTATGTTGAATTATGTAAATAGATACTTAGTAGAGAGCTTTGTAATATCATAAATTGATTAGTCAAAATCAAATGGCTTTAGGATAATCAGCCATCAATGATTATCCTTAGATTAGCCTACTGCAAGATGACCGAGAACACGTTCTTAGCCTCAGTTTGTGTCTCTCCTGGCATGATTACATTCAAATGCAGAGATAACAGAGTTCTGAACAGGTGCAACTGGGTTTAAATATTTTGCTCATGGGCATATTCGTTCACAAGCTTGCTTCATACTGTAGATATATGTCTGAAATGTCTTCATGGCCTTTGATCCAGTTGCACTAGTTCTTTTTCAGTTTCTGAAAATGAAGTTTTTAAGTTTCTGTATTTTGCCCCCTAGGAATCGCCTTGAAGTAGAAAGAATGAGCCGTGTGGAGGGTCTGAGGGCCAACTCGTCTCAGTTCACTCTAGAGAGAAAACCCTTCCACATCCTGGGGGGGTCCATCCATTACTTCCGTGTCCCCAGAGGCTACTGGGAGGACCGGCTGCTAAAGATGAAGGCCTGTGGCCTCAATACTCTCACAACGTAGGCTCCTACTGCAACTCATTGCTGGTTGTAGACACTGTACTTTAAAGCACCAGAATAAACCATGTCACATTCTTGTTTCACTGGAGAAGATAATACACAGATCAAATAAAATCTGAGTAAAGTAGAGCAGAATTCACGAGTAATAAGAAAAAGGGACATagcagttgattttttttttcaagaatcAAATGCAGTCTTATACTTTTATAAACCACTAAAAAATATTACCATTAAAATACTAAaagcacataaaaaaacatcagttttatttctgttttcaggTATGTGCCATGGAACCTGCATGAGCCTGAGCGAGGGGTGTTCAACTTTGAGGATCAGTTGGATTTAGAGTAAGGAACGATGAAGGGAACGCTCCTAAGAGTCCTGTAGATGGCACTGTTGTATTGCAGAAGGGCTCAGCTTTCCACAGGCTTTGATACTTTGATACTGCAGCGAATGGTTTAGGTTTACCcttaagaaatgtttttttgattaATTAGCTGTGCACTCAATCAGTATCAGTGCTTCTTGATTCATTGATAAATTGGCATTCCACCAAATGTGCTGCTTGCTGTCAAGTCTAGTGCTGGAAGCACATGCTacctcaaaacaaaaaaatatgatttgaatATGAAAAGAAATTATATATTTGAGAATGAATGGCATATAATTAACAATTAAACATCTGCTTTGATTATAACTATCTGGCCACACTTTATATCTGCTGTAGTAAACATTTTAAGTTGTATTGATCTCATGTATTGTATAAATCAACCTAATTGGCAGccccttttttcacattttatatcCTTCTCTTAGAGCCTACCTCCGCCTTGCAGCCAGCTTGGGCCTCTGGGTGATTCTACGTCCAGGGCCGTACATCTGTGCTGAGTGGGATTTGGGGGGACTACCCAGGTAACCATTACAATTAAGTGTTATCTTTTGTATATGCCTTACAGCCATACATTGTAAAGCATTATTTTAGAATAGCCAATGGGGTGCCAAAGTAACCCCTTACACTGGCTTGGAAATTCATTTTTCAGTCAGATAATCAGTTTCTTAGTGGTATCTTTGCTGCAGGCTAAATCCATTAAACTTGTGAAAATAATTTAGTTATGTGAATTATTTCAAGTGTGCTGTCTCTGTCATCTATTTGGCCAGTTTCACCAGACGTCTTGCTACATACTATACAACAAAGAATTTGTCTTGATGAGATTTGCCCCACCTTACAgtgttttattatgttattattatgatacaaagacaacaggcctttacatacagtataagacAGGACATTTTGCATCATGTAAGTAACCTCTAATGTTACTCAGATGAAAATCACTGATGATTTACCAGACTTTTAGTGAGGTGTTAGAGAGAACGATAATTAAATCTGACAGGCATATCTCCCTGAAAGGATGAATTCATTTAGTTCTGTAATCAAAATAGATTTGACAGATAATGGGGTGAATGTTGGAGGGAAAAAGACTGGAAGTAGGTATTTTTGGAGTAGTTTTGCCTTCAGGGAGTGTAGGGTTGAGGTAATATTTATTTGATAATCATCAAAACAGAGTGTTTCTAGGGGCACGCAGTGAAGCATGACTTCCTCTGCACTGCACTTTATGATAGTCATGCTTAGGTTGGTACGATTATGTTCTAAAAAAAACCCTAAAGAGAGTTCACAGCACAGCACTTTGAGGAATTTGTGTGATATTTtgctttttggacattttaaaggttttgttgtgatttattttcagtTGGCTGCTACGGGATCAAAACATGAAACTAAGAACAACCTACCCAGGATTCACTGCTGCAGTCAACGCCTTCTTTAATCAACTCATGAAGAAAATTGTTCCACATCAGGTACTTTCTAGAAAAAGTATACAAGAccaaatatttaattaaattatgACTAAAACTCATATATGCTCAAAATAGAATTTTTAAATTAGAGTTTTCATggttacatgcatgcatgcatctgccagttaattaaaaaaatatccaaTCCCAAGaatattttctattatttttagATCCTTGTATTCACAATCATATTTCATCTCTGTATGCAATATTTCTGTTACCACCTCCTAAACTGCCATAACTAGCAGCTGTTGATCATTATGTTAACCATTGTTAACAATACAATGCACCATAAACACTTAAATAGTTCAACTTGTGTCCTCCCAGccatattttcttcttttttttttatcagcgcCATGCATCATTGAACAAGCTCTGATTTCCATTTCACAGTCTTTTTAAAATTCAGCTGTATTGGGGAATGGTCAAGAACTGCTGCCAGGCCCTAATATATGTCCTCTATTCACATAATTAATGTGCAGTACTCCAAGGGTGGCCCAATTATAGCAGTTCAAGTGGAGAATGAATATGGCTCCTTTGCTAAAGATGAAGATTACATGCCTTTCATGAAGGAGGTAAGAAACAcaattgtacagtatattatttgGACAATGCTTGTCAGCTCCTAGATGAGAGTGCACTTATTTACTTTGTCCTCCCTACTGTCCTTTACTCACTCCCCTGTTCACTCAATTTGAAAATAAGTGTCaattatatttcagaaaatacttCCACTGTTTTGTGTAGTTGCCTCCATAATCCTCATTCTTTCCAGGCATTATTGTCAAGGGGcatcacagagctgctgctgaCCTCAGACAACAGGGAAGGACTAAAGCGTGGCGGAGTGAAAGGAGGTATTGTCAGATgggctgacagacaaacaagactgtgcatgcaaacacccaaacaaaataacacatacagtatgttggctGGTGTATTTTCACACAACGACAAGAGGTCTGAACCAAAGGGTGGCCCCTGGTGTCAGGCAGCTGCTgttcacaaatacacacaaaggaTTCTGTGTTGTACCAGAAAGTTCTTCCTTTTGCAAGTACAATGGCATAAACGTGATGCCGcaatatgaaaataatttttttgacaCATATGCTATTTTAATGCACATGCATTAGCAAACATTGTCTTAATGCAACAATGAGGTTGTTCTTCACTGAGATGAAgagtatttctgtttttattatcattGCAAATCATGCATTGTCATCATCATAATTGCAGGCCAGGATCCTCCAGAGTGTTGTTATAAACCATCCtctgggtattttttttttttttataaatgcagATTTCTTAATCCTGATTTGCATGTTAGGTGAACAGTTAAAGTGTAATGCCTCATTGGCTGATTCCTAATGCAGAAGCGCACGTTAGACAGCTTTAATGCCTGATAACTTTGTGATTTGAAGAGAAGTTTGCTTTACATGAAAGTCTAAGGTGCTATGTTAACCTGCTAATACTTCTTTGAAGACAACAAAAGAAGCTTGGGGTTTAAGCACAACTCTAAACAATAACAACTCATACAGCTCTGTTTGGTATTAGTTTGAACTGATGCTCTACATCTTTGTTAGTTTGTACAAGTATATGTGGTAACACTATTGTTCTACCTTTTTGTGTCTAAAGCACTAGAAACCATCAATTTCCAGAAACTCAACCCGAATGACATCAAGTATCTCGATGGAATACAAGTGAGtcttatttgtgtgttttctgatcTAATCAAAGATCAAACTTATCATCTAGCAGACGCATCATTAGCAGTTCTTTGCTCTTTCCAATAAATAACTTTGGGGTTACTTACCTACCTTAAAAgcaaaagaatatatataatatgaaagACCATCTTTAATCTTTTAGACAATTTATCCAAGGTTTGTGCACGCGCAATAAAGTAGTTACTGAAAGAACATCAAGAACAGTATCTTTTGTTTAACCTTTCTCACTAGCCTAACAAGCCTAAGCTGGTGATGGAGTACTGGTCTGGCTGGTTCGATCTTTGGGGGGACCTTCATCATGTGTACACAGCTGAGGGTAAGACTAACTTAGAATTGGGTATACAGGTTTTCTTTAGAGAGAGCTATAGAATTCCTGACAAGACTCAGGTGTTCCTGCGAGAGTAAGACAGGACTTTTACTGGTGGATTCTTTGTTGTGGGTGAAACGATTTCTTTCTGTACAGAGGGGTCGATACTACTGGCTAATTTGAGACAGGGGTAAGACAGGTTTTGTGTTGCGAGCCAATACACACCCTGTGAAGGTAAAACAGACTGTCTTGAGGGTAACATAGAGTCTCAGTGTCTTAGGGTAAGAAAGGCTTAAGACAAACCTTTTTCTGCTGAGAATAAAACAGTCTTGGTGCCAGGGGAAAGCCAGCGTATGGACAAGCTCACTGCTTTGGAGTTTGTGTAAGATAAATTATCCAGACTGAGTGCAAGGCAGTCTCTCTAACGCTGTTGTTCCTTTACAAAAAGGCACAGATCCCACTCAGTGCAGCTGGGATGTACAGCTTAGCATATGGTCATTTCTTCCTTGTTTTGTGGCTTTGTCAGAGATTTATACTTTTCATGCATGGTGGATTGTGAGCCAAGTATCACAAACCAGAGTCTGTGTCCCATCCTCTCGACTTTGTCTCTGGGCCACATACGTCATGTTCAGAGGCCAGATTTCTTTGTACAGGATTGTTCCAAAATGTGCTCCTCTGATTCTCACTGACTGTACTGAACCCAGGTGAAGGTGTTGCGCTTCGCAGCAGTCACATTCATCTCACGCCCTCGCACTTCCACTGTATCCACATATACTGTAgctacacatacactcacacggATACACACTAGGACTGACTTGCCCTTAGCTGCATTAAATGAGGTTTCAGTTGATGGGAACATAACATTGTGTACTTTAATTATTTGCAGCTATGTCTTATATGTATCAGGCTGTATGTGCTGCAATATTCAACTGTCTGCATCTAAACAGAAAATCTAGTCTGCATCTAATCTAGAAATCTTACTTAGGAACACAAAAAAACTTGATTTCAGAATATACTTTAAACAAATTGATCTGCTTTGAAAAACGGCTGGAATATTCATATCACATCTTTTCAGAAAATTACGAGCTAGGACTCAATTATGGAATAAAATCATCGACTGAAAGGACCTGATTTGATTTATCATTTTGTATAAAACATCTTAATTAGTAAAGTAATACAgctgttaaataaatattaacagtaaatgtactttgtaaCTTTCCACATGCATAATGCATAATATGCATGCATCATATGCATTCATAAAAACACCTGTTTGACAATTGTAAAGATTAATGGAAGTCACACACACCCTGCTATCACCATCTTGAGTGCTCTCAGAAACATCCCATTTCAAACACAGTGCTACCTCAAGCTTCCTTTTTACTCTCTGTCATTCCCAGCAGCCATCCACAACTTAAAAATGTTCTGAAAATGAAAGGCTTTATCATGTATTTTTTCCTCAGTGAGAAATGGaacgggggaaaaaaagacccTAGCCATGCAGAAAGTGTCACAGCTATGAAATGAACGCTGGAATATTCAGAGGGGATTCATGTCGTTGACAGTTCAGTGCTCTGTAGACTGCAACACACCCAGCAGTTGGTCACAGCTAGTGCCACCACCATGAAACCAACCAAGTCTGGCTCTGTCACTCACCCTGCTCAATTGTCATTCATTAAGGCTCATGTCCTTGATTCAAACCATTAAAGTCAGTCCAATTTGACTGCTAAAGTCCAATTTAAATACCTAATTACTTGCTCTGCTGTGTTTGCTGCAAAATCTAGGAAGCCAATTTGTGCAAGGAGGTAGGCAATTCTTTATGGGTGCAAGCTTTGCCCCGTAATAAATTATAGTAACCTGTAATTGTATGTGGGGCTGAGGTCTGTCACATGTTTCAATTGATTTGGAATTGAGGGCAATAGGAATATTGAAACAGTGGCTTGTTAAAGCTGAAGTTAAGTggatatgtttttctttttgtcacttgTGGGTTTTAATGTTTAGCATTGTATTTGTTATTCTCTGATTTACTCACTATATCAGAATAATTAAGATAAATTATAGACTTTTAAGTATTCAgttatatttgtctttttattttttgacagaCATGATACCTGTGGTCACAGAGATCCTTAAACTGGACATGTCTATCAACCTCTACATGTTCCACGGAGGGACAAATTTTGGCTTCATGAGTGGAGCGTTTGCTGTTGGAATACCAGCACCTAAACCTATGGTCACAAGCTACGGTATGTGTCATGAATCTGTTTGTGACCAGCATTTGGTAACATTTGAATGAACAAAATTCCTTGTGAGTTAGGAGGAAACCCCCCCGCCATCATATACAGGGTTGATTGATCAGGATTGAACTAGGTTCATGCCACAAGCATTCAACACAAAACTGCATTTTAATAGCCAGAGATACTTAACACTTCTGCAGTTTGTATCCTGATTTTGAAAAGCCCACTGATTCTGCGTCAGAGTAGGCTGAAACAGTCCATAAGCTTGAGTGTACATAATCATCAAGCAATAACCTTCTTGAAATACAGTCAGTAGGTACATTCTAAGCATATCTGCTTGAAACAAATGTGAATAGTGGAGGTAGGTTAAAACATAATAAGGATATTTGAAATGTCTGTAGATGGCGCTATCTCTATTCCTGAGCCTCTGACCTTCGGCTGCTTTGAAATTTGAATATGCAGTGTgcattaatgaattaattacctaataaaatgtaaattaaagaTGGTACAATTGGTTTTATATTCTTCTCTAGGGTACTTAACATTGTAATGACCTCGTTCTTGAGAAAAGAGGAGAATTCTGAAAACTGTTCCCCAGTAGGGAAGACCACTTCTGACCTTCAGCAGTCATCATACCTGTGTTTACTCCTGTGAATGCCTTTTACCTTTTTGCCTCAAAAAGGCTCAATTTTTTTGTCAAGATAACCCTAAAATGTGTCTCGGCCCACTGCTGTCTCAAGATGTTTGATAATGGAGCACAGTGAAAGCATCTGCCACTGTAACAGGCATCCCTGCCTCTCTCCGGCTCCTGAGCCTGCTGTTCTGATAGCGCATTATCTTTTAGATTACGATGCTCCATTATCTGAGGCTGGGGATTACACCACCAAGTACCATCTTCTGAGGAATTTATTCAGCTACTACCACGGTGAGTGTCGTGTGTTGTTGCTGAGTCAGGCCCCAcatcttctgtctctctttctctccctttcctttCATATCCCCACTTACGTAAGTTAATTCTCCTTGTAGAACCTGCTCTCTGTAGGCTAAAGTAGGATAACTTTGCATATGATTACAAACACGGGTTAGATAtgggtttgtgtttgtttgtgcatgtgtgtgagatgtCTGCCCAAGTCAAAGACCCTCAATTACCACCCATTGTGAAAATTACATACTAGGCCTTTTATCATGTTTATGTCTTTTGCAGTTTTCTCTATTTGTAAAACAAGGGTTTTTGGTTCTGGGAAGAAGTCTCAGGTGTTTTGTGGCCACAAATGAAAATGTAGCTTTTGGCAAT
It contains:
- the LOC144515596 gene encoding beta-galactosidase-1-like protein 2 isoform X2, with the translated sequence MESVSMVGLRLTLKQRYFLLLCFAVGAIIAYQFTRNRLEVERMSRVEGLRANSSQFTLERKPFHILGGSIHYFRVPRGYWEDRLLKMKACGLNTLTTYVPWNLHEPERGVFNFEDQLDLEAYLRLAASLGLWVILRPGPYICAEWDLGGLPSWLLRDQNMKLRTTYPGFTAAVNAFFNQLMKKIVPHQYSKGGPIIAVQVENEYGSFAKDEDYMPFMKEALLSRGITELLLTSDNREGLKRGGVKGALETINFQKLNPNDIKYLDGIQPNKPKLVMEYWSGWFDLWGDLHHVYTAEDMIPVVTEILKLDMSINLYMFHGGTNFGFMSGAFAVGIPAPKPMVTSYAQPLPELPSHQERRAYQPVVIHQHLSLWDSLHFTDKPLKSERPVNMENLPVNNNNGQSYGYTLYETTITSKGTLNSKNNIRDRALAFVDKHFVGVLDYKTQELALLDGKGKRTLSLLVENCGRVNYGKTLDDQRKGLVGDIELNKRPLRDFIIRSLDMKPGFVNRLESSGHWMSMRQRPSFPGFFQARLYVNSFPKDTFIKLPGWSKGVVFINGKNLGRYWSIGPQQTLYVPGPWLHKGDNEVIVFEEQETDGKIQFASSPDYGMTVDVQ
- the LOC144515596 gene encoding beta-galactosidase-1-like protein 2 isoform X1, with product MESVSMVGLRLTLKQRYFLLLCFAVGAIIAYQFTRNRLEVERMSRVEGLRANSSQFTLERKPFHILGGSIHYFRVPRGYWEDRLLKMKACGLNTLTTYVPWNLHEPERGVFNFEDQLDLEAYLRLAASLGLWVILRPGPYICAEWDLGGLPSWLLRDQNMKLRTTYPGFTAAVNAFFNQLMKKIVPHQYSKGGPIIAVQVENEYGSFAKDEDYMPFMKEALLSRGITELLLTSDNREGLKRGGVKGALETINFQKLNPNDIKYLDGIQPNKPKLVMEYWSGWFDLWGDLHHVYTAEDMIPVVTEILKLDMSINLYMFHGGTNFGFMSGAFAVGIPAPKPMVTSYDYDAPLSEAGDYTTKYHLLRNLFSYYHAQPLPELPSHQERRAYQPVVIHQHLSLWDSLHFTDKPLKSERPVNMENLPVNNNNGQSYGYTLYETTITSKGTLNSKNNIRDRALAFVDKHFVGVLDYKTQELALLDGKGKRTLSLLVENCGRVNYGKTLDDQRKGLVGDIELNKRPLRDFIIRSLDMKPGFVNRLESSGHWMSMRQRPSFPGFFQARLYVNSFPKDTFIKLPGWSKGVVFINGKNLGRYWSIGPQQTLYVPGPWLHKGDNEVIVFEEQETDGKIQFASSPDYGMTVDVQ
- the LOC144515596 gene encoding beta-galactosidase-1-like protein 2 isoform X4, which gives rise to MESVSMVGLRLTLKQRYFLLLCFAVGAIIAYQFTRNRLEVERMSRVEGLRANSSQFTLERKPFHILGGSIHYFRVPRGYWEDRLLKMKACGLNTLTTYVPWNLHEPERGVFNFEDQLDLEAYLRLAASLGLWVILRPGPYICAEWDLGGLPSWLLRDQNMKLRTTYPGFTAAVNAFFNQLMKKIVPHQYSKGGPIIAVQVENEYGSFAKDEDYMPFMKEALLSRGITELLLTSDNREGLKRGGVKGALETINFQKLNPNDIKYLDGIQPNKPKLVMEYWSGWFDLWGDLHHVYTAEDMIPVVTEILKLDMSINLYMFHGGTNFGFMSGAFAVGIPAPKPMVTSYDYDAPLSEAGDYTTKYHLLRNLFSYYHAQPLPELPSHQERRAYQPVVIHQHLSLWDSLHFTDKPLKSERPVNMENLPVNNNNGQSYGYTLYETTITSKGTLNSKNNIRDRALAFVDKHFVGVLDYKTQELALLDGKGKRTLSLLVENCGRVNYGKTLDDQRKGLVGDIELNKRPLRDFIIRSLDMKPGFVNRLESSGHWMSMRQRPSFPGFFQARLYVNSFPKDTFIKLPVIVFEEQETDGKIQFASSPDYGMTVDVQ
- the LOC144515596 gene encoding beta-galactosidase-1-like protein 2 isoform X3 produces the protein MESVSMVGLRLTLKQRYFLLLCFAVGAIIAYQFTRNRLEVERMSRVEGLRANSSQFTLERKPFHILGGSIHYFRVPRGYWEDRLLKMKACGLNTLTTYVPWNLHEPERGVFNFEDQLDLEAYLRLAASLGLWVILRPGPYICAEWDLGGLPSWLLRDQNMKLRTTYPGFTAAVNAFFNQLMKKIVPHQALLSRGITELLLTSDNREGLKRGGVKGALETINFQKLNPNDIKYLDGIQPNKPKLVMEYWSGWFDLWGDLHHVYTAEDMIPVVTEILKLDMSINLYMFHGGTNFGFMSGAFAVGIPAPKPMVTSYDYDAPLSEAGDYTTKYHLLRNLFSYYHAQPLPELPSHQERRAYQPVVIHQHLSLWDSLHFTDKPLKSERPVNMENLPVNNNNGQSYGYTLYETTITSKGTLNSKNNIRDRALAFVDKHFVGVLDYKTQELALLDGKGKRTLSLLVENCGRVNYGKTLDDQRKGLVGDIELNKRPLRDFIIRSLDMKPGFVNRLESSGHWMSMRQRPSFPGFFQARLYVNSFPKDTFIKLPGWSKGVVFINGKNLGRYWSIGPQQTLYVPGPWLHKGDNEVIVFEEQETDGKIQFASSPDYGMTVDVQ